A region of Flavobacterium indicum GPTSA100-9 = DSM 17447 DNA encodes the following proteins:
- a CDS encoding LptF/LptG family permease translates to MKIIDKYLLKSFLITFASVFVILFFIFVLQSIWLFIAELAGKDLDFITISKFILYFMPTMVPLVLPLSILLASIMTFGSMAENYEFAAMKSGGISLKRAMKVLVYCTLVMSLIGFLFSNNIIPEAQYRFINLRKSILQTKPAMAIGEGQFNKIGSAFNIKVEKKSGENGEFLEGVTMHIKKNEYAPVSTVIRAKKGVLKSDDTTNLLQLDLLDGYYYEDVQTQKLEDKQKMPFAKSSFKKYTINIDLAKLNNAGSDNAEIINAHNMLTMSELNIMLDSMEKSFKKDVISYSENLDSKSNPFSDQPVNNQLNKIKTVVNKTQDNNLLDLFSADRKPIIKDIAMSQVNNAIFTLDGYSFDLQTKRNFINDYWISFYDKIIVAYACLLMFFIGAPLGAIIRKGGLGLPIVFAILIFITFNFANTFGKKLAGQDGIHPFLGVAAGSLILTPLAIFLTKRATNDQNVTINLDWLFEPIKNLFVKSSLDNLKANYAIASLDAMSINTDDIDYKDLLQKETNVLIEIVKNALQFGYPELYRKKALKILETRGITQDELLLENNLIDLEYIEIYYQTQEYKRTSKVALLLFILTFIFAVLVKVKIFFGLLAGILLIMTYLFIYKSTEHASEIERINNKNTFINKVLTLVGGFPFYIFFYFYNQSKIKEILAEYKK, encoded by the coding sequence GTGAAGATAATTGACAAATATTTATTAAAATCATTTTTGATTACGTTTGCTTCTGTATTCGTAATCCTTTTTTTTATATTCGTATTACAAAGTATTTGGCTTTTCATTGCTGAATTAGCAGGTAAGGATTTAGATTTTATTACAATATCTAAATTTATTTTGTATTTCATGCCTACTATGGTTCCATTAGTATTGCCTTTGTCTATTTTATTGGCATCAATTATGACTTTTGGTAGTATGGCTGAAAACTATGAATTTGCTGCCATGAAATCGGGTGGAATTTCATTAAAAAGAGCCATGAAAGTTCTGGTGTATTGTACTTTGGTTATGAGTTTAATTGGTTTTTTATTCTCAAACAACATTATACCTGAAGCACAATATCGTTTTATCAATCTTCGTAAATCTATTTTACAAACAAAACCTGCAATGGCAATTGGTGAAGGCCAGTTCAATAAAATAGGTTCTGCATTCAACATTAAAGTTGAAAAAAAATCTGGTGAAAATGGAGAGTTTTTAGAAGGTGTTACCATGCATATTAAAAAAAATGAATACGCTCCTGTTTCAACTGTTATTAGAGCAAAAAAAGGCGTATTGAAAAGTGACGATACTACCAATCTATTGCAATTAGATTTATTGGATGGTTATTATTATGAAGATGTGCAAACTCAAAAGCTAGAAGATAAACAGAAAATGCCTTTTGCTAAAAGCAGTTTTAAAAAATATACAATTAATATTGATTTAGCTAAATTAAATAATGCAGGTTCTGACAATGCAGAGATTATTAATGCACACAACATGTTGACCATGTCGGAGCTTAATATTATGCTTGATTCCATGGAAAAAAGTTTTAAAAAAGATGTTATTTCATATAGCGAAAATTTAGACTCTAAATCCAATCCTTTTTCCGATCAGCCTGTTAATAATCAATTAAATAAGATAAAGACAGTTGTAAATAAAACACAAGATAATAATTTACTTGACTTATTTTCTGCAGATCGAAAACCAATAATTAAGGACATTGCTATGAGTCAGGTAAATAACGCAATTTTTACTTTAGATGGCTACTCGTTTGATTTACAAACAAAAAGAAATTTTATTAATGATTATTGGATTTCCTTTTATGATAAAATCATTGTTGCTTATGCGTGTTTATTAATGTTTTTTATAGGGGCTCCATTAGGCGCAATTATTAGAAAAGGAGGATTAGGTTTACCAATTGTTTTTGCAATATTAATTTTTATTACGTTTAACTTTGCTAATACTTTTGGAAAAAAACTAGCGGGTCAAGACGGAATTCATCCTTTTTTAGGAGTGGCTGCTGGCTCACTGATTTTAACCCCTTTAGCTATTTTCTTAACCAAAAGAGCCACTAACGACCAAAACGTTACTATTAATTTAGATTGGTTATTTGAACCAATTAAAAATTTGTTTGTAAAATCAAGCCTAGACAATCTAAAAGCAAACTATGCAATTGCATCACTAGATGCCATGAGTATTAATACAGATGATATAGATTACAAAGACTTACTTCAAAAAGAGACCAATGTTTTAATAGAAATTGTGAAAAATGCTTTGCAATTTGGATATCCAGAATTATATAGAAAAAAGGCTTTAAAAATTCTTGAAACCAGAGGAATTACTCAAGATGAATTGTTGTTAGAAAATAATTTAATTGATCTAGAATACATTGAAATTTATTATCAAACGCAAGAATATAAAAGAACTTCCAAAGTAGCCTTGTTGTTATTTATACTAACTTTTATATTCGCAGTTTTAGTTAAAGTTAAAATATTCTTTGGTTTATTGGCAGGTATTTTATTGATAATGACGTATTTGTTTATTTATAAATCTACAGAGCATGCCTCTGAAATTGAAAGAATAAACAATAAAAATACATTTATTAATAAGGTATTGACTTTAGTAGGAGGTTTTCCTTTTTACATATTCTTTTACTTTTATAACCAATCAAAGATTAAAGAAATTTTAGCAGAATACAAAAAATAA
- a CDS encoding diacylglycerol kinase family protein: protein MKQENGFVSGRIKSVKFAVLGAYKLITTEHSVMVQSSLAVLMTIAGFYFKISREEWMMQILVFGLVLAIEGLNTAVEKIADFIHPDYHEKIGFIKDIAAGAVMFAAMSAIAVGTLIYLPRIL from the coding sequence ATGAAACAAGAAAACGGATTCGTTTCTGGAAGAATAAAAAGTGTAAAATTTGCTGTTTTAGGAGCTTATAAATTAATAACAACCGAACATAGTGTAATGGTGCAGTCTTCTTTGGCTGTATTAATGACAATTGCAGGTTTTTATTTTAAAATTTCAAGAGAAGAATGGATGATGCAAATCCTTGTATTTGGCTTAGTTCTTGCTATTGAAGGATTGAATACTGCTGTTGAAAAAATTGCAGATTTTATACATCCAGATTATCATGAAAAAATAGGATTTATAAAAGATATTGCTGCAGGAGCGGTAATGTTTGCTGCAATGAGTGCAATCGCTGTAGGAACATTAATATATTTACCAAGAATATTATAA
- a CDS encoding RluA family pseudouridine synthase: protein MKLVSNKDNLQVLFEDNHIIVINKRVGDLVQGDKTGDVPLSDIVKAYIKEKYNKPGAVFLGVIHRLDRPTTGIVVFAKTSKALTRLNETFKNRETQKTYWAIVKNQPPQTEDILIHYIKRNPKNNTSKAHVNEVPESKKASLAYKIIKKLDNYYALEVDLHTGRHHQIRAQLAAIGCPIKGDLKYGFDRSNADGGIHLHARKLNLIHPVTKENLEFIAPTPEETIWKLV, encoded by the coding sequence ATGAAATTAGTTTCAAATAAAGATAATCTTCAAGTTTTATTTGAGGATAATCATATTATAGTTATTAATAAACGCGTGGGCGATCTTGTACAAGGTGATAAAACAGGTGATGTTCCCTTATCGGATATTGTAAAAGCGTATATCAAAGAGAAGTACAACAAACCTGGTGCTGTTTTTTTAGGCGTTATACATCGTTTAGACCGACCTACAACAGGTATTGTAGTTTTCGCCAAAACGTCAAAAGCATTAACACGTTTAAACGAAACTTTTAAAAATAGAGAAACACAAAAAACCTATTGGGCCATTGTTAAAAATCAACCCCCACAAACGGAGGATATATTAATTCATTACATCAAAAGAAATCCCAAAAATAATACTTCAAAAGCGCACGTAAATGAAGTGCCAGAGAGTAAAAAAGCAAGCTTAGCATACAAGATTATCAAGAAATTAGATAATTATTATGCCTTAGAAGTAGATTTACATACCGGGAGACATCATCAAATTAGAGCGCAATTAGCAGCAATAGGTTGTCCAATTAAAGGAGATTTAAAATATGGGTTTGATAGAAGCAACGCGGACGGGGGAATCCATCTTCATGCTCGAAAACTAAATCTTATTCATCCAGTTACCAAAGAAAACTTAGAATTTATTGCGCCAACTCCAGAGGAAACAATTTGGAAATTAGTGTAA
- a CDS encoding LolA family protein, producing the protein MKNFLKITALLLLFVVSTQAQEKNKAKALLDQVVAKTKSYKNIVIDFKYSIYNAKEKINQESKGNVAMEGNKYVLNFMGMTKLFDGKKVYTIVPEDEEITISNYDEADANSVSPNKIFSFFQKGFSYTMDIKQKVAGKNIQYVKLTPTNGKDQRKEILIGIDTKTKHIYNLIEVGKNGTKTTLTVASFKFNQALSKTHFTFDKAKYPKYYINKAD; encoded by the coding sequence ATGAAAAATTTTTTAAAGATTACCGCTTTATTGTTGTTATTTGTAGTAAGTACACAAGCACAGGAAAAAAATAAAGCAAAAGCATTATTAGATCAAGTAGTAGCAAAAACAAAATCATATAAGAATATTGTTATTGACTTTAAATATTCGATTTATAACGCTAAAGAAAAAATTAATCAAGAGAGCAAAGGTAATGTTGCTATGGAAGGAAACAAATATGTGTTAAATTTCATGGGAATGACAAAACTATTTGACGGAAAAAAAGTATATACGATTGTTCCAGAAGATGAAGAAATTACAATTTCTAATTATGATGAAGCCGATGCTAACTCGGTTTCTCCTAACAAGATATTTTCTTTTTTTCAAAAAGGATTTAGTTATACTATGGATATAAAGCAAAAAGTAGCTGGAAAAAACATTCAATATGTTAAATTAACGCCTACTAATGGTAAAGATCAACGTAAAGAAATTTTAATAGGTATCGATACCAAAACAAAGCATATCTACAATTTAATTGAAGTTGGAAAAAATGGTACAAAGACTACATTAACCGTAGCATCTTTTAAATTTAATCAAGCATTATCTAAAACACATTTCACATTTGATAAAGCAAAATATCCTAAGTATTATATCAACAAAGCCGATTAA
- the tpx gene encoding thiol peroxidase yields the protein MATVTLGGNPTHTNGELPTIGSKAPEFKLVDANLGEITLGSFAGQNVILNIFPSVDTATCATSVRTFNKLASELPNTKVLCISRDLPFAQKRFCGAEGIENVINLSDFRDASFAKDYGVLLTDGALNGLHARAIVVVDANGVVKHTELVSEIANEPNYDNALQAL from the coding sequence ATGGCAACAGTAACATTAGGAGGAAATCCAACGCATACAAATGGTGAATTACCAACAATTGGTTCTAAAGCACCTGAATTTAAATTAGTTGATGCTAATTTAGGAGAAATTACTTTAGGTAGTTTCGCTGGACAAAATGTAATTTTAAATATTTTTCCAAGTGTTGATACAGCTACTTGTGCAACATCTGTAAGAACATTTAATAAATTAGCTTCTGAACTACCTAATACTAAAGTATTATGTATTTCAAGAGATTTGCCTTTTGCTCAAAAACGTTTTTGTGGAGCTGAAGGTATTGAAAATGTTATTAATTTATCTGATTTCAGAGATGCTTCATTCGCTAAAGATTATGGTGTTTTGTTAACAGATGGTGCTTTAAATGGATTACATGCTAGAGCTATTGTAGTGGTGGATGCTAATGGAGTTGTAAAACATACTGAGTTAGTTTCTGAAATTGCTAATGAACCAAATTATGATAATGCTTTACAAGCACTATAA
- a CDS encoding DNA translocase FtsK → MAKKETQNTSETKAGQSILKTSRAQKFVFGVFLILVAVVLLLSFISYYISGSNDQSQVSELANRTVEVENWLGKAGAWLADLFLYKGFGIASFFIVKIIAVVGAYLIVDLPLSKLKKTIFWDLFLTVNCAIFFGLIWNIIPHLSGIVGYEIHNFIADYTGTIGTILLLIFNLTIFLIFKIKMSPDKVKDYLEKKNQPTEEEVILNEINNEAAIVEEPVEDNENVPIANPINTTNPILVEAEEDDDSWQDMKVIQRPETTSFEINKEELKPTIQHASEIHIPKELPLDPVVKQPQIIETEDSSFVIEKPEEEDIVEESLAQKLVQDFGEFDPTLELSNYKFPSIELLKEYSGSGITINQNELEENKNRIVDTLRNYKIDIAQIKATVGPTVTLYEIVPEAGIRISKIKSLEDDIALSLAALGIRIIAPIPGKGTIGIEVPNASPSMVSMKGVIASPKFQQAEMELPIALGKTISNETFVVDLAKMPHLLMAGATGQGKSVGLNAVLTSILYKKHPAEVKFVLVDPKKVELTLFNKIERHYLAKLPDSSDAIITDNAKVINTLNSLCVEMDNRYNLLKDASVRNIKEYNEKFKNRRLNPENGHRFLPYIVLVVDEFADLIMTAGKEVETPIARLAQLARAIGIHLIIATQRPSVNVITGIIKANFPARIAFRVTSKIDSRTILDSQGADQLIGRGDLLYTQGNDLTRVQCAFVDTPEVEKICEFIGSQKAYPNAYLLPEYVGEEGNGVNLDIDIADRDALFRDAAEVVVTAQQGSASLIQRKLKLGYNRAGRLIDQLEAAGIVGPFEGSKARAVLIPDLVSLEQFLNNEQNNL, encoded by the coding sequence ATGGCTAAAAAAGAAACTCAAAATACCTCTGAAACCAAAGCAGGTCAGTCAATATTAAAAACTTCAAGGGCACAAAAATTTGTCTTTGGGGTCTTTTTAATTTTAGTAGCTGTTGTTTTATTGTTATCTTTTATCTCCTATTATATTTCTGGCTCAAATGATCAAAGTCAAGTTAGTGAATTAGCCAATAGAACTGTAGAAGTAGAAAATTGGTTAGGTAAAGCAGGAGCATGGTTAGCTGACTTATTCTTGTATAAAGGTTTTGGTATTGCCTCTTTTTTTATTGTAAAAATCATTGCTGTGGTAGGAGCCTACTTAATTGTAGATTTACCATTGTCAAAATTAAAGAAAACAATTTTTTGGGATTTATTTTTAACCGTAAATTGTGCAATATTTTTTGGACTAATATGGAATATTATTCCACATTTATCTGGAATTGTAGGCTATGAAATTCATAATTTTATTGCTGATTATACAGGTACCATAGGAACTATTTTACTATTGATTTTTAATTTGACTATTTTCTTAATTTTCAAAATTAAAATGTCGCCTGACAAGGTGAAAGATTATTTGGAGAAAAAAAATCAGCCAACCGAAGAAGAAGTTATTCTAAATGAAATAAATAACGAAGCAGCAATTGTTGAAGAGCCCGTTGAAGACAATGAGAATGTTCCAATTGCAAACCCAATAAATACTACAAACCCAATACTAGTTGAAGCGGAGGAAGATGACGATTCATGGCAGGATATGAAAGTTATTCAGCGTCCTGAAACAACTTCATTTGAAATTAATAAAGAAGAATTAAAACCTACCATTCAACACGCATCTGAAATTCATATTCCAAAAGAACTTCCGCTTGACCCTGTTGTGAAGCAACCGCAAATAATTGAAACCGAAGACTCTTCATTTGTTATCGAAAAGCCAGAAGAAGAGGATATTGTGGAAGAAAGTTTAGCTCAAAAGTTAGTGCAAGATTTTGGAGAGTTTGATCCAACGCTTGAATTATCCAATTATAAATTTCCGTCTATTGAATTGTTAAAGGAATATAGCGGAAGTGGTATTACTATTAATCAAAACGAATTAGAAGAAAATAAAAATAGAATTGTAGATACTTTACGTAATTACAAAATCGATATTGCTCAAATTAAAGCTACGGTAGGACCAACAGTTACATTATATGAAATTGTACCGGAAGCTGGAATTCGAATTTCAAAAATTAAAAGTTTAGAAGATGATATTGCCTTATCATTGGCTGCTTTAGGAATACGTATTATTGCACCAATTCCTGGGAAAGGAACAATTGGTATTGAAGTGCCTAATGCTTCGCCTTCAATGGTGTCTATGAAAGGTGTTATTGCATCACCTAAATTCCAACAAGCCGAAATGGAATTACCTATAGCATTAGGAAAAACCATTTCTAACGAAACATTTGTAGTCGATTTAGCTAAAATGCCACACTTATTGATGGCTGGAGCTACAGGTCAAGGAAAATCTGTAGGCTTAAATGCTGTTTTGACTTCTATTTTATACAAAAAACATCCGGCTGAAGTTAAATTTGTCTTGGTTGATCCTAAGAAAGTAGAATTGACTTTATTCAATAAAATTGAACGACATTATTTAGCTAAATTACCTGATTCTTCTGATGCAATTATTACAGATAATGCTAAGGTTATCAATACATTAAATTCACTATGTGTGGAAATGGATAATCGTTACAATTTATTAAAAGATGCTTCGGTAAGAAATATTAAAGAATACAACGAGAAATTTAAAAATAGAAGATTAAATCCAGAAAACGGCCATCGATTTTTACCTTATATTGTTTTGGTTGTGGATGAATTTGCCGATTTAATTATGACGGCAGGTAAAGAAGTTGAAACTCCTATTGCGCGTTTGGCTCAATTAGCTCGTGCTATTGGAATTCACTTAATTATTGCCACACAACGACCGTCTGTAAATGTAATTACGGGTATTATTAAGGCAAACTTCCCAGCAAGAATTGCCTTCCGTGTAACATCAAAAATAGATTCAAGAACTATTTTAGATAGTCAAGGTGCCGACCAATTAATTGGACGTGGTGATTTGTTATATACACAAGGAAACGATTTAACACGTGTACAGTGTGCTTTTGTTGATACACCTGAAGTTGAAAAGATATGTGAATTTATTGGTTCTCAAAAAGCCTATCCAAATGCTTATTTATTACCTGAATATGTTGGGGAAGAAGGAAATGGTGTTAATCTGGATATTGATATTGCCGATCGAGATGCTTTGTTTAGAGATGCAGCTGAAGTAGTGGTTACAGCTCAACAAGGATCTGCTTCTTTAATTCAAAGAAAATTAAAATTAGGTTACAATAGAGCAGGACGTTTAATTGATCAGTTAGAAGCAGCTGGAATTGTAGGTCCTTTTGAAGGAAGTAAAGCAAGAGCTGTTTTAATTCCTGATTTAGTTTCTTTGGAACAATTTTTGAATAACGAACAAAATAATTTATAA